The proteins below are encoded in one region of Metabacillus dongyingensis:
- a CDS encoding ATP-binding protein encodes MKIIELNIYGYGQFNHINFTLHPHAFQVIYGKNEAGKSTIMSFIQSILFGFPAKIQNENRYEPKRVKTYGGALIVDTEQYGKVKIERLPGKAAGEVTLYFENGETGSGELLNQMLAHFDKSMYKSIFSFDIHGIQQVSKVSADELGKFLLSSGLLGTDALLQTESHLLKKQELLYKPNGKKPEINAALSRLKSIHSEMLKAKELIQPYEELMKEKEMIEHQLKEKEESKSMLEAKSRRFAEIIDVLPLWLEEETIHTELTKTNQAFPADGLKRMDEIEAKEEPLQSEKLSLMRSIEDLQQTIDQMNVNETILSHHAEIDHLRETYSAYHAKRDQHQQYSLKHESLTRQIFDEKMRFFAENIDDKAVLSFNTSITAKEEIREIVTDYQQLQQRKQLLDQQFERAKENLEESENRLTDYAKGMLDPEERKLLEKKVKQHEAMQQQVLDEKRLQEEYRNNEKKINEQSKTNQSKKNQMKMMKAAAAVLLILCSGWLIYEQQWLILPFLLGVTGLVLFFIFQNDKGEDAFLIHLRDKQEELKLQLEQSRVQGYTETEELGGILWKDEQLRRSHELEQVTFTQNERAYHRTVSGFDDWEEELYQLNRRVKKAYSHFRVSSEFSPLALPDLLQTLIQLQKDVRESSQIETKLSELTAALSAYENRLGEICEKCGFEQKTDLNETMRNLSAALQDSIEKKSSQLMYKEKIADAEERLAKIEAELSLLSDKRIELFILSNSADAEDFRKKAEEANQRKAFEQKLKWIQQQLQAKQHLLKDGKLDLLIDYKEEKLLCDKLLRAEMEQESGLHRRLAELKASLRNIESSGLYSELKQKYELEKGAVKQLAHKWAVLAAAKNMLNKTVEFNRSVRLPKVLKEAEHFFSVMTNQQYRKIFLPDAEQTLIVERMDGNRFAANELSQATAEQLYISLRLALVRHLSTGQGLPIIIDDGFVNFDFERTKQVLSLLKEFSKQHQIIFFTCQEHLLPLFEKDQILDLKAVELASKQVSIGQRLL; translated from the coding sequence ATGAAAATCATTGAACTGAATATCTATGGGTATGGACAATTTAATCATATAAATTTCACCCTTCATCCCCATGCCTTTCAAGTTATTTACGGAAAAAATGAAGCAGGAAAATCTACCATTATGTCATTCATACAGAGTATCTTATTTGGATTTCCTGCAAAAATTCAAAATGAAAACAGGTATGAACCAAAACGAGTGAAAACATACGGCGGAGCACTGATTGTCGATACAGAGCAATATGGAAAAGTCAAAATTGAGAGATTGCCTGGAAAAGCGGCAGGTGAGGTTACGCTGTACTTTGAAAATGGAGAAACCGGAAGCGGAGAACTCCTTAATCAAATGCTGGCTCATTTTGATAAATCGATGTATAAGTCTATCTTTTCATTTGATATTCACGGCATTCAGCAGGTCAGTAAAGTAAGTGCTGATGAACTCGGGAAGTTTTTATTGTCATCAGGCTTGCTTGGGACAGATGCTCTCTTACAGACGGAAAGCCATCTCTTGAAAAAACAGGAACTGCTGTATAAGCCTAATGGCAAAAAACCGGAGATTAATGCAGCATTAAGCAGACTAAAGAGTATTCATTCAGAAATGCTGAAAGCAAAAGAACTGATTCAGCCTTATGAAGAACTTATGAAAGAAAAAGAAATGATTGAACATCAGCTTAAGGAAAAAGAAGAAAGCAAGTCCATGCTGGAAGCAAAATCAAGAAGGTTTGCTGAAATAATAGATGTTCTCCCATTGTGGCTTGAAGAAGAGACGATTCATACAGAATTGACAAAGACAAATCAGGCATTTCCGGCAGATGGATTAAAGCGAATGGATGAGATTGAAGCTAAGGAAGAGCCTTTGCAATCTGAAAAGCTGTCCCTTATGCGTTCAATAGAAGACCTTCAACAAACCATTGATCAGATGAATGTCAATGAAACTATCCTTTCGCATCATGCGGAAATCGACCATCTCAGGGAGACATACTCCGCATATCATGCGAAAAGAGATCAGCATCAGCAGTACAGTCTAAAGCACGAGTCACTTACACGGCAAATTTTTGATGAAAAAATGCGGTTCTTTGCAGAAAATATAGATGATAAAGCCGTGCTTTCATTTAACACTTCTATAACAGCTAAAGAAGAAATAAGAGAAATCGTTACGGATTATCAGCAGCTGCAGCAAAGAAAACAGTTGCTTGATCAGCAGTTTGAACGGGCAAAAGAAAATCTGGAGGAAAGCGAAAATAGATTAACAGACTATGCAAAAGGAATGCTTGATCCAGAAGAGAGAAAACTTCTGGAAAAAAAGGTAAAGCAGCATGAAGCCATGCAGCAGCAAGTGCTGGATGAAAAAAGATTACAAGAAGAATATCGGAATAATGAAAAGAAAATCAATGAACAAAGCAAGACGAACCAATCTAAAAAGAATCAAATGAAAATGATGAAGGCGGCTGCGGCAGTTTTACTGATTTTATGTTCCGGATGGCTCATATATGAGCAGCAATGGCTCATCTTGCCGTTTCTCTTAGGCGTAACCGGGCTCGTTTTATTCTTTATTTTTCAAAATGATAAAGGAGAAGACGCGTTTCTCATTCATTTGCGGGACAAACAAGAGGAATTAAAACTTCAGCTTGAACAATCGAGGGTGCAAGGTTATACAGAAACGGAAGAGCTGGGAGGCATCCTTTGGAAAGATGAGCAGCTGAGACGATCTCATGAACTTGAGCAAGTGACATTTACACAGAATGAGAGAGCGTACCACCGCACAGTAAGCGGTTTTGATGATTGGGAAGAGGAACTTTATCAGTTAAACCGAAGAGTCAAAAAAGCGTACAGTCATTTTAGAGTGAGCAGTGAATTCTCTCCGCTTGCCCTGCCAGATCTTCTGCAAACATTGATTCAGCTGCAGAAAGATGTCCGGGAGAGCTCTCAAATTGAAACGAAACTTTCTGAGCTCACAGCTGCTCTTTCGGCTTATGAAAACAGGCTCGGGGAAATATGTGAAAAATGCGGTTTTGAACAAAAGACTGATTTGAATGAAACAATGCGAAATTTGTCTGCCGCACTTCAAGATTCGATTGAAAAGAAGAGCAGCCAGCTTATGTATAAAGAGAAAATAGCTGATGCCGAGGAACGATTAGCAAAAATCGAAGCAGAGCTCAGTCTTCTATCTGATAAGAGAATAGAGCTTTTCATCTTATCAAATTCAGCTGATGCAGAAGATTTTCGGAAAAAGGCAGAAGAAGCGAATCAAAGAAAAGCATTTGAGCAAAAATTAAAATGGATTCAGCAGCAGCTCCAGGCTAAACAGCATTTGCTCAAAGATGGAAAGCTGGATCTTCTGATCGATTATAAAGAAGAGAAGCTTTTATGTGATAAGCTGCTTAGAGCAGAAATGGAACAGGAAAGCGGCTTGCATCGGCGGCTGGCAGAGCTAAAGGCTTCTCTTCGGAATATAGAGAGCTCAGGCCTTTACTCTGAGCTAAAACAGAAGTATGAGCTTGAAAAGGGCGCAGTAAAGCAGCTTGCACACAAGTGGGCCGTGCTTGCAGCCGCGAAAAATATGCTGAATAAAACAGTGGAATTTAACCGCTCAGTGAGACTGCCGAAAGTATTGAAAGAGGCAGAGCACTTTTTCTCTGTCATGACGAATCAACAATACAGAAAAATATTTCTGCCGGATGCTGAACAAACATTAATTGTAGAAAGAATGGATGGAAACCGATTTGCTGCAAATGAACTATCTCAGGCAACAGCAGAACAATTATATATTTCACTGAGGCTTGCCCTTGTCCGTCACTTGAGCACAGGACAGGGCCTCCCGATTATTATTGATGATGGTTTTGTGAATTTTGATTTTGAAAGGACAAAACAAGTCCTGTCACTGCTGAAGGAATTTTCAAAACAGCACCAGATTATTTTCTTTACTTGCCAGGAGCACCTGCTGCCGCTGTTTGAAAAAGATCAAATTCTTGATTTAAAAGCAGTTGAATTAGCTTCAAAACAAGTATCTATTGGTCAGAGATTATTGTAA
- a CDS encoding MFS transporter, with translation MQQNKHEKKPLGKPLFLLSFNLFIIMVGIGLVIPILPFYVEKFGADSATLGFLVAVFALMQFFFAPIWGRLSDRIGRKPLITLGLFGFALAEFIFAFATDLWMLFLSRIIAGIFGAAIMPSAMAYVSDVTTPEKRGQGMGYLGAAMGLGIVVGPGIGGWLSEFSLSFPFLFAGIAASLAGIVSIFVLPESLSKEAMQKTAAENKKRENQFILIKKALQSPVGFLLILVFMMSFALTIFQAIFGFYTLERFGYGPQEVGLIILITGIVGTITQGAAVGRLVAKFGDERVVTSALLLSAFGFVIMTFANSFATVLLTTSVFFLGNSILRPSLNTFISKLAGSKQGMVMGLNNSFMSLGNVAGPILAGYVFEYQINLPYYIGAAVMLAALISTKIWISRRQQADVSA, from the coding sequence ATGCAGCAAAATAAACATGAGAAAAAGCCTTTGGGCAAACCTCTTTTTTTACTGAGCTTTAACTTATTTATTATTATGGTGGGCATAGGCTTAGTCATCCCGATTCTGCCGTTTTATGTTGAAAAATTCGGAGCAGATTCAGCAACGCTTGGATTTCTGGTTGCTGTATTTGCACTCATGCAGTTTTTTTTCGCCCCGATATGGGGGCGGTTATCTGACAGAATTGGCCGAAAACCGTTGATAACACTTGGTTTGTTTGGATTCGCATTAGCTGAGTTTATTTTCGCTTTTGCAACGGATTTATGGATGCTGTTTTTATCAAGGATAATTGCAGGTATATTCGGTGCGGCGATTATGCCGAGTGCAATGGCATACGTTTCTGATGTAACAACACCTGAAAAACGCGGACAGGGTATGGGGTATTTGGGCGCCGCAATGGGTCTTGGTATTGTAGTTGGCCCCGGGATCGGCGGCTGGCTTTCTGAATTCAGTCTTTCTTTTCCGTTTCTTTTTGCGGGTATTGCGGCATCACTGGCAGGAATTGTATCAATCTTCGTTTTGCCTGAGTCTCTGTCAAAAGAAGCGATGCAAAAGACCGCTGCTGAAAATAAAAAACGCGAAAATCAGTTTATTCTAATCAAAAAAGCCCTTCAAAGCCCTGTTGGCTTTTTACTGATTCTTGTCTTTATGATGAGTTTCGCATTAACGATTTTTCAGGCGATCTTTGGCTTCTATACATTAGAGCGCTTCGGTTATGGACCTCAGGAAGTCGGTTTGATTATCCTTATAACAGGGATTGTTGGAACAATCACACAAGGAGCAGCAGTTGGAAGGCTTGTGGCTAAATTCGGCGATGAACGGGTTGTCACCTCTGCTCTTTTGTTGAGTGCATTTGGATTTGTGATTATGACATTTGCAAACTCCTTCGCAACGGTCTTATTGACAACCTCTGTCTTCTTTCTGGGGAATTCTATTTTGAGACCTTCCTTAAATACGTTTATCTCAAAATTAGCAGGAAGCAAGCAAGGTATGGTGATGGGGCTTAATAATTCTTTTATGAGTCTTGGGAATGTTGCGGGTCCTATTTTAGCGGGCTACGTATTTGAGTATCAAATCAATCTTCCTTATTATATTGGTGCTGCGGTCATGCTTGCTGCACTTATTTCAACTAAGATTTGGATTTCAAGAAGACAGCAAGCTGATGTCTCAGCTTAG
- the yhaM gene encoding 3'-5' exoribonuclease YhaM: MTKGINHYEVGEQADVFLLVKSSTKGIASNGKPFLTLILQDQSGEIEAKLWDAGPDDEVSYSSQSIVKIYGDIHHYRGRNQLKIRNIRTASNTDNVKVSDFLETAPVGQEEMMEKVTQYIFEMKNPNIQRVTRYLMKKHQSEFLEYPAATKNHHEFVSGLAYHVVSMLDLAKSIAALYPSLDTDLLYAGVILHDLGKVTELSGPIGTTYTVEGNLIGHISIMVNEIAKAAEHLGIEGEEIVILQHLVLSHHGKAEWGSPKPPLIKEAEILHYIDNLDAKMNMLDRALERVKPGEYTERVFALDNRSFYKPTFHN; this comes from the coding sequence ATGACAAAAGGAATTAATCATTACGAGGTAGGCGAGCAAGCGGATGTTTTTCTGCTCGTTAAATCATCGACTAAAGGAATAGCCAGTAACGGAAAACCATTTTTAACATTGATTCTCCAAGATCAATCAGGGGAGATTGAAGCAAAGCTATGGGATGCAGGACCAGATGATGAGGTGTCCTACAGTTCACAAAGCATTGTAAAGATATATGGCGATATTCATCACTACCGTGGACGAAATCAGTTGAAGATCCGCAATATCCGAACTGCTTCAAACACGGATAACGTAAAAGTTTCTGATTTTCTTGAAACAGCTCCTGTTGGACAAGAAGAAATGATGGAAAAAGTAACACAATATATTTTCGAAATGAAAAACCCTAACATACAGCGTGTGACAAGATATCTCATGAAAAAGCATCAAAGTGAATTCCTTGAATATCCTGCTGCAACAAAAAATCATCACGAATTTGTATCTGGATTAGCTTATCATGTTGTTTCAATGCTTGATTTAGCAAAGTCCATTGCAGCTTTATATCCAAGTCTTGATACAGATTTGCTTTATGCAGGAGTCATTCTGCATGACCTCGGGAAGGTAACTGAGCTGTCAGGTCCGATCGGCACAACTTATACAGTCGAGGGAAACCTGATCGGCCATATTTCCATCATGGTAAATGAAATTGCCAAAGCAGCAGAACATTTAGGCATTGAGGGAGAAGAAATCGTGATCCTTCAGCACCTTGTCCTCAGTCATCATGGCAAAGCAGAGTGGGGAAGCCCTAAACCGCCGCTGATCAAAGAAGCCGAAATTCTTCATTATATTGATAATCTCGATGCGAAAATGAACATGCTTGACCGTGCATTAGAGCGGGTGAAGCCCGGCGAGTATACGGAACGTGTTTTTGCACTTGATAATCGGTCGTTTTACAAACCAACATTTCATAACTAA
- a CDS encoding sporulation YhaL family protein: MILLPWWVYLCILGILYSGYMAFSTTRKEKIVEEAYIEQEGNVYIERMLKEREIRRKNQDDEM; this comes from the coding sequence ATGATCTTGCTGCCGTGGTGGGTTTACCTCTGCATACTTGGGATTTTATACAGCGGTTACATGGCTTTTTCAACAACAAGGAAAGAGAAAATTGTTGAGGAAGCCTATATAGAACAAGAGGGTAATGTTTATATTGAAAGAATGCTTAAGGAACGTGAGATTCGAAGAAAAAATCAGGATGATGAAATGTGA
- a CDS encoding peptidylprolyl isomerase, producing MKRFALALAAASSVLALGACSNNDSGSEVIAETKAGNVTKDEFYEAMKDRFGKDVLTELVHERVLSKEYKVSDEEVNKEIDNLTQQYGPQFEAVIQQQGEKTVKDMVKVDLLRKKAAEKEVKVTEEDTKQYYESLKGKVQASHILVEDEKTAKEIKARLDKGEKFEDLAKEASKDPSGQNGGDLGWFGEGQMVPEFEKAAFALKEGEVSAPVKSEFGYHIIKVTKTVKPYEEMKKELEADVKKQKTSQPDAVQGALDKALKEADVQVKDKELEDTFKAPAAPAEPAEGK from the coding sequence ATGAAAAGATTTGCTCTTGCATTAGCAGCAGCATCAAGTGTTTTGGCGCTAGGCGCATGCAGTAATAATGACAGCGGTTCCGAGGTCATTGCTGAAACAAAAGCAGGCAATGTAACGAAAGATGAATTTTATGAAGCTATGAAAGACCGCTTCGGAAAAGATGTTTTAACAGAGCTTGTACATGAAAGAGTTTTAAGCAAAGAATACAAAGTTTCTGACGAAGAAGTAAATAAAGAAATTGACAATTTAACTCAGCAATACGGCCCACAATTTGAAGCAGTCATTCAGCAGCAAGGTGAAAAGACTGTTAAAGATATGGTAAAAGTCGATCTGCTTCGCAAAAAAGCAGCTGAAAAAGAAGTCAAAGTAACAGAAGAAGATACAAAACAATACTATGAAAGCCTAAAAGGCAAAGTACAAGCAAGCCACATCCTCGTTGAAGATGAAAAAACAGCAAAAGAAATCAAAGCCCGTCTTGATAAAGGCGAAAAGTTTGAAGATTTAGCGAAGGAAGCTTCTAAAGATCCATCTGGACAAAACGGCGGAGATTTAGGCTGGTTCGGCGAAGGACAAATGGTGCCTGAATTCGAAAAAGCAGCATTTGCACTTAAAGAAGGCGAAGTAAGCGCGCCTGTAAAATCTGAATTTGGCTACCACATCATTAAAGTGACAAAAACGGTGAAGCCATATGAAGAAATGAAAAAAGAACTTGAAGCAGATGTAAAAAAACAAAAAACAAGTCAGCCTGATGCTGTTCAGGGAGCATTGGACAAAGCTCTTAAAGAAGCAGACGTTCAGGTTAAAGACAAAGAATTAGAAGATACATTCAAAGCACCTGCAGCTCCTGCAGAGCCTGCTGAAGGAAAATAA
- a CDS encoding YjcZ family sporulation protein, with translation MGGGYSNGFALLVVLFILLIIIGAAYIC, from the coding sequence ATGGGTGGAGGATATTCAAACGGTTTTGCATTACTTGTTGTTCTGTTTATTTTGTTGATCATTATTGGTGCTGCTTATATTTGCTAG
- a CDS encoding YjcZ family sporulation protein: MGGYAGGFALIVVLFILLIIVGAAWL, translated from the coding sequence ATGGGAGGATACGCTGGAGGCTTCGCGTTAATCGTTGTTTTGTTCATCTTATTGATCATTGTTGGTGCTGCTTGGCTGTAA
- a CDS encoding DUF3267 domain-containing protein, with the protein MNCWKTINLSKDYGFHRLFIVSVLIMMITFISIYLPLVVFFPSIQLKEDYFFLLLLFIAGIVPCHKLLHALPLWMSGYRVSLKLKFQSFMPILFLKTNCNVSKANMLLSLITPFIVVTAFMTAGLIQFPSYLHYFCLGIAFHTGLCITDFIFLSQLSKAPKACFIEEADESFEILFQK; encoded by the coding sequence ATGAATTGCTGGAAAACCATTAATCTTTCAAAAGATTATGGATTCCATAGACTTTTTATAGTCTCTGTATTAATAATGATGATTACCTTTATTAGCATATATTTACCTCTTGTGGTCTTTTTTCCTTCTATCCAATTAAAAGAAGATTACTTTTTCTTATTGCTGCTGTTTATCGCAGGCATCGTGCCATGTCACAAACTGCTTCATGCCCTGCCTTTGTGGATGTCCGGATACCGCGTATCACTTAAACTGAAGTTCCAGTCTTTCATGCCGATTCTTTTTTTGAAAACAAACTGCAATGTAAGTAAAGCCAATATGCTGCTCTCTCTTATTACACCTTTTATAGTTGTCACTGCATTTATGACTGCAGGACTGATTCAATTTCCTTCTTATTTGCACTACTTTTGTTTAGGAATTGCCTTTCATACCGGGTTGTGTATCACTGATTTCATTTTTTTAAGCCAGCTTTCTAAAGCTCCGAAAGCCTGTTTCATTGAAGAAGCCGATGAAAGCTTTGAAATTTTATTTCAGAAATAA
- a CDS encoding DUF1878 family protein yields the protein MADAEKYPFYLSVMKTGLSAEEIEDIHRICAELEQMLAEQKEQGLLDYMSLLTLFAGQLNHKLSVDDTILALHKQGMYVPLMTEFKKIIRK from the coding sequence ATGGCTGACGCGGAGAAATACCCTTTTTATCTGTCGGTCATGAAAACAGGTTTATCTGCTGAAGAAATTGAGGACATACATCGCATTTGCGCGGAACTTGAGCAAATGCTTGCAGAACAAAAAGAGCAAGGACTCCTCGATTACATGAGCCTCCTTACTCTTTTCGCCGGACAGCTGAATCATAAGCTTTCAGTTGATGATACGATTCTTGCCTTACATAAGCAGGGAATGTATGTGCCGCTGATGACAGAATTCAAAAAAATTATTCGGAAATAG